The Mustela erminea isolate mMusErm1 chromosome 6, mMusErm1.Pri, whole genome shotgun sequence genome includes a region encoding these proteins:
- the C1R gene encoding complement C1r subcomponent → MWLLYLLGPVLFCCMGGSIPVSQKLFGEVTSPLYPKPYPSNFERTTVITVPTGFRVKLVFWQFDLEPSEGCLYDYVKISADKKTLGRFCGQLGSPLGNLPEGKEFVSQGNKMLLTFHTDFSNEENGTIMFYKGFLAYYQAVDLDECASQSNSAEETLQPQCQHLCHNYVGGYFCSCRPGYELQEDRHSCQAECSSELYTEPSGYVASLEYPQPYPPDLRCNYSIRVERGLTLHLKFLEPFEIDDHQQVHCPYDQLQIYANGRNIGEFCGNQRPADFDSNSNAVDLLFFTDDSGDSRGWKLHYTTEIIKCPQPQTLDEFTIIQDLQPQYQFRDYFIATCQQGYQLVEGDQVLLSFTAVCQDDGTWHRAMPRCKIKDCGPPRSLTNGAFSYTTTKGVNTYQARIQYSCQEPYYKMHTRGGISEIARGTYTCTAEGIWKNEWEGSKIPRCLPVCGKPVHPVEQKQRIIGGQKAKLGNFPWQAFTNIYGRGGGALLGDRWILTAAHTLYPKDHDKEGNATVDVFLGHVDVEEITKLGNHPVRRVSIHPDYRQDESNNFEGDIALLELENSVTLGPNLLPICLPDNETFYDRGLMGYVSGFGIMEERLSYDLKFIRLPVAKRESCENWLRKNKRKDVFSQNMFCAGDPSLKQDACQGDSGGVFAVKDENSDRWVATGIVSWGIGCSRGYGFYTKLLNYVDWIKKEMEGEG, encoded by the exons AT GTGGCTCTTATATCTCCTGGGGCCCGTCCTGTTCTGCTGTATGGGAGGCTCCATCCCTGTTTCACAGAAGCTCTTTGGGGAGGTGACTTCGCCTCTGTACCCCAAGCCTTACCCCAGCAACTTTGAGAGAACCACTGTGATCACAGTGCCCACAGGATTCAGGGTGAAGCTCGTCTTCTGGCAGTTTGACCTGGAACCTTCTGAAGGCTGTTTGTATGACTATGTCAAG ATCTCTGCTGACAAGAAAACACTGGGGAGGTTCTGTGGGCAGCTGGGTTCTCCACTGGGCAacctcccagaaggaaaagaatttgtGTCTCAAGGGAACAAAATGCTGCTGACCTTCCACACGGACTTCTCCAATGAGGAGAATGGCACCATTATGTTCTATAAGGGTTTCCTGGCCTACTACCAAGCTGTGG ACCTCGATGAATGTGCTTCCCAGAGCAACTCGGCTGAGGAGACTCTCCAGCCCCAGTGCCAGCACCTATGTCACAACTATGTCGGTGGCTACTTCTGTTCCTGCCGCCCGGGCTACGAGCTACAGGAGGACAGGCATTCCTGCCAGG CTGAGTGCAGCAGCGAGCTGTACACAGAGCCATCGGGCTACGTGGCCAGCCTGGAGTACCCCCAGCCCTACCCCCCCGACCTACGCTGTAACTACAGCATCCGCGTGGAGCGCGGCCTCACCCTCCACCTCAAGTTCCTGGAACCTTTCGAAATCGATGACCACCAGCAAGTACACTGCCCCTACGACCAGCTACAG ATCTATGCCAACGGGAGGAACATTGGCGAGTTCTGTGGGAACCAAAGACCCGCTGACTTTGACAGCAACAGCAATGCAGTGGACCTGCTATTCTTCACCGATGACTCAGGGGACAGCCGAGGCTGGAAGCTGCATTACACCACCGAAA TCATCAAGTGCCCCCAACCCCAGACCCTAGATGAGTTTACCATCATCCAGGACCTACAGCCTCAATACCAGTTCCGGGATTACTTCATTGCCACCTGCCAGCAAGGCTACCAGCTCGTGGAG GGAGACCAAGTGCTGCTCTCCTTCACAGCTGTCTGTCAGGATGATGGCACCTGGCATCGTGCCATGCCCAGGTGCAAGA TCAAGGACTGTGGGCCACCCCGAAGCCTGACTAACGGGGCCTTCAGTTATACCACCACAAAGGGGGTGAACACCTACCAGGCCCGCATCCAGTACTCCTGCCAGGAGCCGTATTACAAGATGCATACCAGAGGCGGAATCAGCGAGATTGCTCGAG gGACCTATACCTGCACCGCGGAGGGCATTTGGAAGAATGAATGGGAAGGATCGAAGATTCCTCGGTGTTTGCCAG TGTGTGGGAAACCCGTCCACCCTGTGGAACAGAAGCAGCGCATCATTGGAGGGCAAAAAGCCAAGCTGGGCAACTTCCCCTGGCAGGCCTTCACCAACATCTACGGGCGAGGGGGTGGAGCTCTGCTGGGTGACCGCTGGATCCTTACAGCTGCCCATACCCTCTACCCCAAGGACCATGACAAGGAAGGCAATGCCACTGTGGACGTGTTCCTGGGCCACGTGGACGTGGAAGAGATCACAAAGCTAGGAAACCACCCTGTCCGCAGAGTCAGTATCCATCCCGACTACCGCCAGGACGAGTCTAACAATTTTGAGGGGGATATCGCCCTCTTGGAGCTGGAAAATAGTGTCACCCTGGgccccaacctcctccccatCTGCCTCCCCGACAACGAGACCTTCTATGACAGGGGCCTCATGGGCTACGTCAGTGGCTTTGGGATAATGGAGGAGAGGCTTTCCTATGACCTCAAGTTTATCCGTCTGCCCGTAGCCAAGCGGGAGTCGTGTGAGAACTGGCTCCggaaaaataagaggaaggaTGTGTTTTCTCAGAACATGTTCTGTGCTGGAGACCCGTCTCTAAAGCAGGACGCCTGTCAGGGGGATAGTGGAGGGGTCTTTGCGGTGAAGGATGAGAACAGTGATCGCTGGGTGGCCACGGGCATCGTCTCCTGGGGCATTGGCTGTAGCAGGGGCTACGGCTTCTACACCAAGTTACTCAACTATGTGGACTGGATCAAGAAGGAGATGGAG GGGGAGGGCTGA
- the C1RL gene encoding LOW QUALITY PROTEIN: complement C1r subcomponent-like protein (The sequence of the model RefSeq protein was modified relative to this genomic sequence to represent the inferred CDS: inserted 2 bases in 1 codon), with translation MQVLPQPHLLFPGAGHVLLLVPDVQFQMPGXSEWGNDHWRSPHSTSCPGKMWWLLLWGVLQACPTQGSVLLAQQLPQQLTSPGYPEPYPRGQESTTDIEAPEGFAVRLVFQDFDLEPSQDCEQDSVTITASGMDPSRFCGQQGSPLGSPPGQMEFVSPGNRLRLTFRAPASSQDRTTDLHKGFLALYQAVRVNHSLPISAREDNPSQIQNHCREPYYQAVPAGTLTCTPQFPWKKTQDREELPHCVPVCGRPVTPIAKNQEALGSSKAKPGNFPWQAFTNIYGRGGGALLGDRWILTAAHTIYPKDGVFVGRNRSVDVFLGHTSIDEMLRLGSHPVRRVVVHPDYQPQESHNFDGDIALLELQRSVPLGPGLLPVCLPEREALYRSGVWGLVSGFGVDRGWLTTELKYTSLPVAPRAACRAWLRERQRSELFSANMFCAGDETRQQSVCQGDSGGVFVVWDERAHRWVATGIVSWGVGCGKGYGFYTKVLNYLDWIKAVMDGKD, from the exons ATG caggtccttccccagccccacctcctgtTCCCTGGCGCGGGCCACGTCCTCTTGCTGGTCCCAGATGTCCAATTCCAGATGCCTGG CTCGGAGTGGGGAAATGACCACTGGAGAAGCCCCCACTCCACAAGCTGCCCGGGCAAGAT GTGGTGGCTACTCCTCTGGGGAGTCCTCCAGGCTTGCCCCACGCAGGGCTCCGTGCTCTTGGCCCAGCAGCTACCCCAGCAGCTGACATCGCCCGGGTATCCAGAGCCCTATCCCAGAGGCCAAGAGAGCACCACTGACATCGAGGCTCCAGAGGGCTTTGCCGTGAGGCTTGTGTTCCAGGACTTCGACCTGGagccatcccaggactgtgagcaGGACTCTGTCACA ATCACAGCCAGCGGGATGGATCCAAGCCGGTTCTGTGGGCAGCAGGGTTCCCCACTGGGCAGCCCTCCTGGTCAGATGGAGTTTGTATCCCCAGGAAACCGATTACGGCTGACTTTCCGGGCCCCCGCCTCCTCTCAGGACAGGACCACTGACCTCCACAAGGGCTTCCTAGCCCTCTACCAAGCTGTGA GAGTGAACCACAGTCTGCCCATCAGCGCACGGGAGGACAACCCCTCCCAAATCCAGAACCACTGCCGGGAGCCCTATTATCAGGCAGTGCCAGCAG GAACACTTACCTGCACACCCCAGTTCCCCTGGAAGAAGACACAAGATAGAGAGGAGCTTCCTCACTGTGTACCTG tctgtggccGGCCCGTCACCCCCATCGCCAAGAACCAGGAGGCCCTGGGTTCCTCCAAAGCCAAGCCAGGCAACTTCCCCTGGCAAGCTTTCACCAACATCTACggccgcgggggcggggcccTACTGGGCGACAGGTGGATCCTCACTGCGGCCCACACCATCTATCCCAAGGACGGCGTCTTCGTCGGGAGGAACCGGAGCGTGGACGTGTTCCTGGGCCACACGAGCATCGACGAGATGCTGCGGCTGGGGAGCCACCCCGTGCGCCGCGTGGTGGTGCACCCGGACTACCAGCCGCAGGAGTCCCACAACTTTGACGGCGACATTGCGCTCCTGGAGCTGCAACGGAGCGTGCCGCTGGGCCCCGGCCTGCTCCCGGTCTGCCTGCCAGAGCGCGAGGCCCTCTACCGCAGTGGCGTGTGGGGCTTGGTCAGCGGGTTCGGTGTGGACAGGGGCTGGTTAACCACCGAGCTGAAATACACAAGCCTGCCCGTGGCCCCACGGGCCGCCTGCAGGGCCTGGCTCCGAGAGAGGCAGAGGTCTGAGCTGTTTTCAGCCAACATGTTCTGTGCAGGGGACGAGACGAGGCAGCAGAGTGTCTGCCAGGGGGACAGCGGTGGCGTCTTTGTGGTGTGGGATGAGCGTGCCCATCGCTGGGTGGCCACGGGCATCGTCTCCTGGGGCGTGGGCTGTGGCAAGGGCTATGGCTTCTACACCAAAGTGCTCAACTACCTGGACTGGATCAAGGCAGTGATGGACGGGAAGGACTGA